The segment CAGGTAGTTATAGCTCTGGCTTGATCGTGCAGTCCAGCAAATGCAGTTGTTGATGTTCCACTGCACCAACAAATGATATTAGGGCTCCTGTTATGGCACCAAGTGACTAAGATTCATCAGGTAAAAACATATTACACATATGCACTAAGTCATGAGTACTTTACACACGGCTGACCtttggtgaaaaaaacaaactctgaatACTGTTGCATGTTCTAttgaaatgtgtgtatttacattagAGTATGTATTACATTATCTATtgtccacatacagtatatctctaTTCCTGGACAGGTCTGTTCAGAGAAACCACGACtgattaaatacaaataaagaaaaaattctCCATGTTATTTGGGGGTTTTGTTGACTGTGATATACAACGCATCTGGATCTTCCGCAGTTTCCTGGCTTCTGTTTCTGTGAGGgggaaaaacaaatgagaacGCTCTAAAGATATGTTATTAAATGCCAAAACTAATACAGCAGTTATTACAAAACTCATCTCAAACTCTTCTATCAAATATGCAACtagatatgtaaatataaactaaaatttTAAACTCTCTTGATACAACACTTGAATGCTCATATATTGAGTTAGCGGTGTACTCCAGTGTAAgagatgggagacaaaatctcTGTTTTCTACGTGAATATGCATTATACAGTTTAGCCAAAATGAATATAACACTTGACTAATTCCCTCTGTGTGGTAAaatccctccactgcagctcagcaaagATACACTGTCTGGCGAAACACAGAGGGAATATTCTATTAAAAACAGTATGACTCTATAGGATACCCCCTTCATTTGGCTGAGTATGACCAATATTAACTTCAGCTGAagtttgaaatgtaattttcatcCACAACGACTGTAGATTTTCACAGCATGGCCACTGCAGCACACAGGTTGATTTCCCAATATCTAACCAACTTGCATCTCTTTTATCTGTAATGCAAATTGTCAATAACCTGAACTAGTAGATGTGAAGATTTTTGATGGCAAAATGGGGGAAGTCTGAATTTAAAGGCTTTGCTAACACTGACTTTCTATCCTCAAAGGTACCAAATGTGGCCATCAGTGgcagaaataaaaaatcaaGATAGAATACTAACACATCATCAGCATATAAGAAATTcattataaatgttgtttttaactatttgTTTGATAGACATCATTGTGTTTCGCTTGTGGCAATCGTTTAATGATCAACGTTAAGTGGTGACAAAAAGCATGTCCCTTTCTCAAGGTCAAAATGATGACATACAAATGAGACAATTGACCAGAATCATCCTCACAAAATACAGCAGTTTAATCCACCTGATAAAGTTCTGGCCAAATCCAAATTTGTCCACATTTTTGAACAGAAAAGGTCAAGACACTCTATCAAACACCAACTGAGGATACTGTTCCTTTGTAAAAAGGTGCTCACCTTGGGGCTGCATTGCCACtgttcattttcacacactcaatgcctcttcttcctccttgtGTCTTCGGGGCTGAGCTGGGCTGATATTGGAGCAGAGAGTATCTGCCTGTTCCTTGGACAAATCAACAGTGGTACAGAGAAGGGCATCCTGCTGCTCGGCTGATTGTGTCTGTAGACACTGGAAAGATAAGATCACTTGTCACTCAATGCTTCTTTGACTTAAAGTGACAGTAGGTAGGTTATTTAGCTTCATGATATCAGTCCAACTATTGTCAATTATCTTTCTTAGTTGCATCTGTGccaagtgatttttttccctgtaTTGACTATCACTGCAGGGTGAAGCAAAATCAAACTTTTGGCTCTCAGAAGAACAGTATGAATCAGATTCTGGTAACCTATTAAACCTGTCCAGTTCTAACCTACATACTATATTGTTATTTACTAAGGATATTTCTGCATGTGTTTTATCTCTGTAAGTCAAACTCAAAGGACTGAGAAAATTTGCTCTCCAAGTGCTGAGACTGTCTTTACAGTAAGAACTGAATTGTGGAACCATATTTTGTACTAGGACTGATCTTCCTCACCTGTGCACTGTTGCCCAATGTCTCTGCAGGTTTAGACGGTTGCTTAGAGGCTCTGGTTTGGAAaataagtggaaaaaaaaaatagacaaataaattaattgataaattgactGATTGAAATGATTTGAAATGCTTTTCAAAGATGTTTCAGTTAAGAAAGATGTACTTCTCACCTAATGCATAGTGCAACCAAGATGAGTAGGACAACAAGTAAAACAGCAGCGATTGTTCCAACAGCTATTAACTTCAATGCTCCTAGGAAATGGAAATCAAAAGATAACACTGACATTTAATTTGAGTGTCAAAGGTTTTTTGGGCCCACTGGCCCCATAAAAGTCATGAAAGAGAACTCCCAGATTCAAGAGTACTaaaatctgatgtcagttcAATGGGGAAGTAGATGTTAGTTTGCAAAtagagcattcagagcagggTGAAggcctggcttttgacttgaagttTTGACTATGTTTGACATAGACATCTGATGTAATAACAGTgtataaatgatttaaaatcaCCAATAGCATGTTATTTACTATTTAAGAGGAGTGTCCTCAGGCACCACCTTGATGGAGGAGAGATAGCcgaaaacatttaatgaacaaagCATGGTCCACTGGAGAAGAATTATGTGATGTGCGTTAATTTTGGAATCCCTCATTGCACAGAATAACTATGTGTATGCAAAAGTACAGGTCAAGGTTGAGTCCCCCCCATCACATCAGATGCAGTGGAAAAACCAACCTGCCACAGTCAGATGTATGGTGACGCTTTGACGTCCTCTGATGTTCTGGACTTCACAGTAATAATTCCCACTGTGTTCAGATctgacatcagtgatggtgaagatcTGTCCTGATGCTTTTGGTGAGGCTTCATTCTCTTTGTACCAGGtgtaattagctgctgggttagcatcactgctacaggtcagggtcactgaactgccctccactatctcaccagagggactcactgacacagagggaagctttggagcatctggtGAACAAGATGTATCAACAAACATTCATTAATATTAACATGCAGGACAGTATGATATATTGTATGTCGAGTCAATGTGTTTGCTTTTAACATGGctttgtttaaactttaaatgggagtatctttgtttaatttcacTGAATGCACCACAGacagaatatttaaaaagtctaaGTAAGTAAGCTATTAAAGGGCATATATTTCCTTGTGATGTAGCTCAGTCAGAGCTCACATTTTGGATTGGGAGCCTCATAGATTATTACCACAAAAACTACCATGTTGACTTAAAGTGTTTGATTTACACTTTACTACTTACACAGGACATCTatgaacagagacaaagagttGATCCATCCATATTGGTTCTCAGACTTGCAGTAGTACATCCCTCTATCCTCAGAGCTGATGGAGATGAAATTATAACTTCCTTCTGGTCCATGAAACAGTGTTTGGTTTTCCTTGTACCAGGCgtaattagctgctgggttagcatcactgctacaggtcagggtcactgaactgccctccactatctgaccagagggactcactgacacagaaggaagctttggagcatctggtGAACAAGATGTATCAACAAACATTCATTAATATTAACATGCAGGACAGTATGATATATTGTATGTCGAGTCAATGTGTTTGCTTTTAACATGGctttgtttaaactttaaatgggagtatctttgtttaatttcacTGAAAATGCACCACAGACggaatatttaaaaagtctaaGTAAGTAAGCTATTAAAGGGCATATATTTCCTTGTGATGTAGTTCAGTCAGAGCTCACATTTTGGATTGGGAGCCTCATAGATTATTACCACAAAAACTACCATGTTGACTTAAAGTGTTTGATTTACACTTTACTACTTACACAGGACATCTATGAACAGAGATGAAGAGTTGATCCATCCATATTGATTCTCAGACTTGCAGTAGTACATCCCTCTATCCTCAGATCTGATGGAGATGAAATTATAACTTCCTTCTGGTACATGAAACAGTGTTTGGTTTTCCTTGTACCAGGtgtaattagctgctgggttagcatcactgctacaggtcagggtcactgaactgccctccactatctgaccagagggactcactgacacagaaggaagctttggagcatctggtGAACAAGATGTATCAACAAACATTCATTAATATTAACATGCAGGACAGTATGATATATTGTATGTCGAGTCAATGTGTTTGCTTTTAACATGGctttgtttaaactttaaatgggagtatctttgtttaatttcacTGAAAATGCACCACAGACggaatatttaaaaagtctaaGTAAGTAAGCTATTAAAGGGCATATATTTCCTTGTGATGTAGCTCAGTCAGAGCTCACATTTTGGATTGGGAGCCTCATAGATTATTACCACAAAAACTACCATGTTGACTTAAAGTGTTTGATTTACACTTTACTACTTACACAGGACATCTATGAACAGAGATGAAGAGTTGATCCATCCATATTGATTCTCAGACTTGCAGTAGTACATCCCTCTATCCTCAGATCTGATGGAGATGAAATTATAACTTCCTTCTGGTACATGAAACAGTGTTTGGTTTTCCTTGTACCAGGcataattagctgctgggttagcatcactgctacaggtcagagtcactgaactgccctccactatctgaccagagggactcactgacacagaaggaagctttggagcatctggcGAACAAGATGTATCAACAAACACTCATTAATATTAACATGCAGGACAGTATGATATATTGTATGTCGAGTCAATGTGTTTGCTTTTAACATGGctttgtttaaactttaaatgggagtatctttgtttaatttcacTGAAAATGCACCACAGACggaatatttaaaaagtctaaGTAAGTGAGCTATTAAAGGGCATATATTTCCTTGTGATGTAGTTCAGTCAGAGCTCAGGAGAGTGTCTAGGACATTTTGGATTAGGGGCCTCATAGATTATTATCACAAAAAGTACCATGTTGACTTAAAGTGTTGGATTTACACTTTACTACTTACACAAGACATCTatgaagagagatgaagagTTGATCCATCCATATTGATTCTCAGACTTGCAGTAGTACATCCCTCTGTCCTCAGAGCTGATGGAGATGAAATTATAACTTCCTTCTGGTCCATGAAACAGTGTTTGGTTTTCCTTGTACCAGGcataattagctgctgggttagcatcactgctacagttcagagtcactgaactgccctccactatctgaccagagggactcactgacacagagggaagctttggagcatctagAGAAGATTTGGTAATATAAATTAACTATAAAATGAGGATGTGTTGCTTTACTGCCACATATCATCATAAATATATGGTACTagttaatgttaataaacatgtgacagcagtgggCATCAGGGAAAACTGGGATACCAACTGTGAATAAAACTCCCCTCTCAAAAATACTGGAGATATTCAGTAACCTGCCATGGCAACATTAGCAAGtatatctttgtttaatttaaaataaactgtttcactcacatttgacatcaataaagttgtattcagatgtcctcttccccagctggttctcagttgtacagtaatactctccagagtcagaggatttgatggagctgaagacaagctgtggttctttactgagaggttgaaggtctggatttatattcttcttgtaccaggtgtaattagctgctgggttagcatcactgctacagttcagagtcactgaactgccctcaaTGATTTCATCAGACGGAGTCACCAACACTGAAGGAACTATTGGAGCATCTGGGggcaaaaacattgtttttttgtttttttttaaaaatgacaacacGTTTTCACAGTGGAACTGAATTTACATATACAGAGGTTGAATAattgataaaatgtaagaaGCAATATTAGATATAAAGTGGGTAAAGGAGGCTTATTCTCTCATGTTAGAAACTATATTGTCTCTTGTTACTTTagttaaaaaatgacttttagtTAGAGACAGTGAAGTAAACTCACACAGTGTAGGAGAGCGGTAATCCTCGTATCCTTTTAAAGCACAGGAGATGTTGTCTGCAGGATAAAACTGGCCTGTATAAGTTTCTCCCAGAAATTTCTGTCCATTCTTGAACCAAACGTAGGAAAGAGAACCAGctggactgcagctgctgagacatttcagCTCTGCCTCAGAATGAGACTGATGGACTGTTATTCTGGTCACCTGCACCTTGACAGCTGGATGTGAGGAAGTACACAAAATGTCATTGcttccagaaaaaaacaaaacctaaatAACTGTTTCAGTAATCATAATCATATAGTCACCAACAGTTTCATGTGAATTTCTTCTACAATAAAGTATTAATTACTTTCACCTTTCtaggctgaaatatctcaacaaatatgggttgccatgaaattttgtacaaacattgaACAACATGTtcttcagaggatgaatcctactgacttatGCTGAGACTTTTCATCTGGTGCCACCATGagattgacatttgtggttttaagtaaAATGTCTCGTAgtcattcccatcagcctcagctgagTAAAtgtggtgaacatggtaaacattatacctgttaAAGCATAttgctggtgattttctatatatttcttattgtcaacaaatctcatgtgcagagccaaatcaAACCATAGTGAACGAACATGTCACCCAGCacaacggtgtggctcattgacatgttattaatagtttttggacaacaacagaggtctatgctacagaggaataagatatattaggCTTTcgatacacatacaatactttTAAGTGGGATCAATTCAGtgttggctctgcacatgagatttgttgacagtaagaaaaacataaaaagttgCCAAACTTATTCTTTAAAATCAGCATGTTAATGCTGACATTGTGAGCATGTACCTATGCATTCATATACCTAAATACACAGTGTTGTTCTGTACTTAAAACTGTAGTTTTAATACACTGTACTGTTTGTATGTCATTTCAAGTTCATCAGTACCTGTGACAGTCAGAGTTGTTCCAGGTAAACTACTCCTCCATTCAAAGCTTGgtgttttgaatgtgaagtGATACTGGGCTGaatcgctctctctcaggtcagaGATTTTCAGAGTGGAGcgtcctctctctgtttcaagGACCCGAACACGACCTGCATACTGGGAGTCTTCACTAAGGTCCTCAGGCTGTGAGGGATTCTGCCACTGATGACTACGTTCAGGACTGAACCAGAATTTTGATTCAACATTATCGTTATAACTCTTGTACATGGAAGAAAAGTCAACCGATGATCCTTGGAAGGCACAGATGTTTCTGTTGGTGTAAGTCACTCTGTTGCAAGTTTGACCACTGACACCTGAAAGATCAAATGAGTTTAAAACATCATCGTAAGCACTGAatcttttgtctgtgttttttgggAGGGGGATATGCCACAGACTGCATTACTGTAGATTAGTGGTTCTAAAGCTTTTTTGCCTTTAACTCCCTTAATACAAAGCTTTGTCTATTTGTGACCCCTCATCACAGAGTGCAGATCTATGAGTTATGAGCTGAGCAGTTAAAAGAGTTGTTTTGCTTTCTCCAACTGTTTAGTTTGAATAATTTTCAGAGGTAAAATTCTCCATTAtcttcacaaaagaaaaaagcagaaattagagaaaatcaaaatcaaaataaatataattttgcaTATAACATAATTGTGTATTtccttaataaataataatatttattttataatctCACAACCCCATATTTTTTATCTTGTTACTTTTTTGTGGGGGTCCTGACCTCCACAGTGGGAACCACTGTGTTAAATACTCAGGAGactatattatattcataaaatCAAAGAGATAAATCATAGCAAAAGCTTTTCCTCCTTCATGGTGAAACATTTTAATAGACTCAAAGTTTTCTTCAGATCAGCAGTACTGTTGGAGACCAAGTAAATGATTCTGGTTTAATGACACTGACATGCTTACTAACAACCTCTAGGGGAGAAATAAGCTAACTAACCAGATTAAACAATGAATGAGTAATTTTCCCATCTGGCACATCATAACTCCCAAATGGAAGATTGAATATATAAACCTCATGACTCTAATCATCTGACTGTCTTCAAACTTTGCAAAAGATCACTCTTGAGTAGCTGCCAGTAATTATCAGTCATGGTACAATGCAACAGTTTACAGGCTCCACCAGATGGCAGCATGTTAGTGGAAGACTGTGGAGTGGACTCACACTCTAAAGGAGAGTTGAAATCCTCATATCCTTTCACAGCACAGGAAAAGCTGTCTGCAGAATTATTAATGGATTCTGCATAAGAAGGAGATGTGTCTTCCTTTattttctgtccattcttgTACCAGATGAAGACAGGATGATCAAGTAGAGGGCAGCTGCTGAGACACGTCAACTCTGCCTGAGAAGAAGACAAGTTTTGATTTGGTCCGCTCACCTGCACCTGGAGATCTGACGGTATgtaaagaaagaacagaaatgtcatattagATTAAACTGTCAGCATACACGTAATACATACACATTAACAGTTGTGTTAATAACActttgaatattttggggggaaaaatattaaatcttcatattaaaatgttacctgtgacagtcaaagtgactccaggtgGACCATAAATTTTTTCAACGTTTGTTACAAGCCTGAACTTGTACAcagctgagtcgctctctctcaggtctgtgattctcAGAGTGCAGTCGTTTTTATCACAGCGATCCTGCACACGACCTGTGAACTTTGAGTCTGTTGTCACATCCACTTCCCATTTAATAAACCAGAATGTTTTCTCAACCGTGgtattaatgttatttattgtggATGGGTATGTGTAGTTGCAGTTTATGTccactgttgatccttttaaGGCACAGATCTGAGTGGAAGTGTAAGTCACTTCCAAGTCAGTCTGACCCTGTatcactgtaacacagagcacatcagaaaccacaatcagaATTATAGCAACAAAGGACAGAGTTGACTATTTTGTTGGAAGTGCTTCATTTCTATATCTGCTCAAGAAGTCGTCTA is part of the Thunnus albacares chromosome 3, fThuAlb1.1, whole genome shotgun sequence genome and harbors:
- the LOC122973249 gene encoding B-cell receptor CD22-like, which encodes MFVDTSCSPDAPKLPSVSVSPSGEIVEGSSVTLTCSSDANPAANYTWYKENEASPKASGQIFTITDVRSEHSGNYYCEVQNIRGRQSVTIHLTVAGALKLIAVGTIAAVLLVVLLILVALCIRASKQPSKPAETLGNSAQCLQTQSAEQQDALLCTTVDLSKEQADTLCSNISPAQPRRHKEEEEALSV
- the LOC122973264 gene encoding B-cell receptor CD22-like, translated to MFVDTSCSPDAPKLPSVSVSPSGQIVEGSSVTLTCSSDANPAANYTWYKENQTLFHVPEGSYNFISIRSEDRGMYYCKSENQYGWINSSSLFIDVLYAPKLPSVSVSPSGQIVEGSSVTLTCSSDANPAANYAWYKENQTLFHGPEGSYNFISISSEDRGMYYCKSENQYGWINSLSLFIDVLCK